One region of Quercus lobata isolate SW786 chromosome 2, ValleyOak3.0 Primary Assembly, whole genome shotgun sequence genomic DNA includes:
- the LOC115975493 gene encoding uncharacterized protein LOC115975493 isoform X2: MASSLEIGLRSVFAVLGCLMLATLIYTISIDDLPFRKDLLTPWMVATLVDFYINVVPLAAWILYKEPKWITAIPWIILLVCFGSITTCAYILMQLLKVPSEQNLQDPMDYVLLRHPGKDDTQQKRNHSFVVTLRILFVILGCLMLGTLVYTLLTDGSPFRKELLTPWMIATLVDFYINVVALSVWVYYKESSWISAMIWIILLVSFGSITTSVYIASKLFQLNSQDPIYLVLLNSYSGYRHEIYKETIVTKQIQ; encoded by the exons ATGGCGAGTTCATTGGAAATTGGGTTAAGAAGTGTATTCGCAGTGTTGGGTTGTCTTATGTTGGCTACTCTCATCTACACCATCTCCATCGATGATCTTCCTTTTCGTAAAGACCTCCTCACCCC GTGGATGGTGGCAACCTTGGTTGACTTCTATATCAACGTTGTACCTCTTGCG GCATGGATTCTCTACAAGGAACCTAAATGGATCACTGCAATACCGTGGATAATTCTGCTAGTATGCTTTGGcag catTACTACTTGTGCCTACATTCTCATGCAACTCCTCAAGGTTCCATCTGAACAAAATTTACAAGATCCCATGGATTATGTTCTGTTGCGGCATCCAGGCAA GGATGACACACAACAAAAGAGGAATCATTCTTTTGTTGTGACTCTGAGGATCCTTTTCGTTATTTTGGGTTGTTTGATGTTGGGAACTTTGGTTTATACTCTCTTGACTGATGGTTCTCCCTTTCGCAAAGAGCTTTTAACTCC GTGGATGATAGCAACACTTGTTGACTTTTATATCAATGTTGTGGCCCTATCG GTTTGGGTTTATTACAAGGAATCAAGTTGGATTTCTGCAATGATCTGGATAATTCTGTTGGTATCATTTGGCAG CATTACCACATCTGTCTACATTGCCTCGAAGCTTTTCCAGCTCAATTCCCAAGATCCAATCTACCTTGTTTTATTGAATAGTTACAGTGGCTACAG GCATGAAATATATAAGGAGACAATTGTCACTAAACAAATCCAATAG
- the LOC115975493 gene encoding uncharacterized protein LOC115975493 isoform X1, whose product MASSLEIGLRSVFAVLGCLMLATLIYTISIDDLPFRKDLLTPWMVATLVDFYINVVPLAAWILYKEPKWITAIPWIILLVCFGSITTCAYILMQLLKVPSEQNLQDPMDYVLLRHPGKDDTQQKRNHSFVVTLRILFVILGCLMLGTLVYTLLTDGSPFRKELLTPWMIATLVDFYINVVALSVWVYYKESSWISAMIWIILLVSFGSITTSVYIASKLFQLNSQDPIYLVLLNSYSGYRKCVCLWSSYGETAYGDK is encoded by the exons ATGGCGAGTTCATTGGAAATTGGGTTAAGAAGTGTATTCGCAGTGTTGGGTTGTCTTATGTTGGCTACTCTCATCTACACCATCTCCATCGATGATCTTCCTTTTCGTAAAGACCTCCTCACCCC GTGGATGGTGGCAACCTTGGTTGACTTCTATATCAACGTTGTACCTCTTGCG GCATGGATTCTCTACAAGGAACCTAAATGGATCACTGCAATACCGTGGATAATTCTGCTAGTATGCTTTGGcag catTACTACTTGTGCCTACATTCTCATGCAACTCCTCAAGGTTCCATCTGAACAAAATTTACAAGATCCCATGGATTATGTTCTGTTGCGGCATCCAGGCAA GGATGACACACAACAAAAGAGGAATCATTCTTTTGTTGTGACTCTGAGGATCCTTTTCGTTATTTTGGGTTGTTTGATGTTGGGAACTTTGGTTTATACTCTCTTGACTGATGGTTCTCCCTTTCGCAAAGAGCTTTTAACTCC GTGGATGATAGCAACACTTGTTGACTTTTATATCAATGTTGTGGCCCTATCG GTTTGGGTTTATTACAAGGAATCAAGTTGGATTTCTGCAATGATCTGGATAATTCTGTTGGTATCATTTGGCAG CATTACCACATCTGTCTACATTGCCTCGAAGCTTTTCCAGCTCAATTCCCAAGATCCAATCTACCTTGTTTTATTGAATAGTTACAGTGGCTACAG GAAATGTGTGTGTCTTTGGTCATCCTACGGAGAGACCGCATATGGTGACAAATAG